From one Triticum urartu cultivar G1812 chromosome 3, Tu2.1, whole genome shotgun sequence genomic stretch:
- the LOC125542947 gene encoding ubiquitin-conjugating enzyme E2 2-like, with protein sequence MSTPSRKRLMRDFKRLMQDPPAGISGAPQDNNIMLWNAVIFGPDDSPWDGGTFKLTLQFNEEYPNKPPTVRFISRMFHPNIYADGSICLDILQNQWSPIYDVAAILTSIQSLLCDPNPNSPANSEAARMFSENKREYNRKVREIVEQSWTAD encoded by the exons ATGTCGACTCCTTCAAGGAAGAGGCTGATGAGGGACTTCAAGCGGCTGATGCAGGACCCTCCTGCGGGCATAAGCGGGGCGCCGCAGGACAACAACATAATGCTGTGGAATGCTGTGATTTTTGG CCCTGACGATAGCCCGTGGGATGGAG GCACGTTTAAGCTGACTCTCCAGTTTAATGAAGAATATCCTAATAAGCCACCAACAGTTCGGTTTATTTCTCGGATGTTTCACCCTAACA TTTATGCTGATGGAAGCATATGCTTAGATATTCTACAGAATCAGTGGAGCCCAATATATGATGTAGCTGCTATACTTACATCTATCCAG TCGCTGCTGTGTGATCCTAACCCGAATTCGCCTGCTAACTCAGAAGCTGCCCGCATGTTCAGTGAGAACAAGCGAGAGTACAACCGCAAAGTGCGGGAGATTGTTGAGCAGAGCTGGACGGCAGACTAA